The following are from one region of the Nostoc cf. commune SO-36 genome:
- a CDS encoding citrate synthase produces the protein MMVCEYKPGLEGIPAAQSSISYVDGQKGILEYRGIRIEELAEKSTFLETAYLLIWGELPSKEELKTFEHEVRFHRRIKYRIRDMMKCFPESGHPMDALQASAAALGLFYSLRDLHNPVYIRESVVRLIATIPTMVAAFQLMRKGNDPVRPRDDLDYSANFLYMLDEREPDPLMARVFDICLILQVEHTMNASTFSARVTASTLTDPYAVVASAVGTLGGPLHGGANEEVIQMLEKIGSVENVRPYIDHCLESKSKIMGFGHRVYKVKDPRAIILQGLAEQLFEKFGHDKFYDIAQEMERVVEEKLGSKGIYPNIDFYSGLVYRKMGIPTDLFTPIFAIARVAGWLAHWKEQLAENRIFRPTQVYNGLHEVTYTPIEQR, from the coding sequence ATGATGGTGTGCGAATACAAGCCTGGTTTAGAAGGCATTCCCGCCGCTCAATCAAGTATCAGCTATGTTGATGGGCAAAAGGGAATACTAGAATATCGTGGCATTCGGATTGAAGAACTAGCAGAAAAAAGTACATTCCTAGAAACTGCTTATCTCTTAATCTGGGGCGAACTGCCAAGCAAGGAAGAACTAAAAACATTTGAGCATGAAGTTCGTTTCCACAGGCGAATAAAGTACCGCATTCGGGACATGATGAAATGCTTTCCAGAAAGCGGCCACCCAATGGATGCCTTGCAAGCCTCTGCTGCGGCTTTAGGCTTGTTTTATTCGCTCCGCGATTTACATAACCCTGTCTACATTCGAGAGTCGGTGGTGCGCCTGATAGCGACCATTCCCACGATGGTGGCGGCGTTCCAACTGATGCGAAAAGGCAATGACCCTGTACGTCCTCGTGATGACTTAGACTACTCCGCCAACTTTCTATACATGCTTGATGAGCGAGAACCTGATCCTCTGATGGCGCGAGTGTTTGATATCTGCTTGATCCTTCAGGTCGAGCATACAATGAATGCTTCTACTTTCAGTGCCAGGGTGACAGCTTCCACCTTGACTGATCCTTACGCTGTAGTTGCAAGTGCCGTCGGAACTTTGGGTGGGCCTCTGCATGGTGGAGCCAATGAAGAAGTAATTCAGATGTTGGAAAAAATTGGCTCTGTGGAAAATGTCCGTCCTTACATAGACCATTGTCTCGAAAGTAAATCTAAGATTATGGGCTTTGGACATCGTGTGTATAAAGTGAAAGACCCACGAGCCATAATTTTACAAGGACTAGCAGAGCAATTGTTTGAAAAGTTTGGCCATGACAAGTTTTATGACATTGCTCAAGAAATGGAACGAGTGGTAGAGGAAAAACTCGGTAGCAAGGGGATTTATCCCAATATTGACTTTTACTCTGGTTTAGTGTATAGGAAGATGGGAATTCCTACAGACTTGTTTACGCCAATATTTGCGATCGCTCGCGTTGCCGGTTGGTTAGCCCATTGGAAAGAACAACTAGCAGAAAACCGGATTTTCCGTCCTACCCAGGTTTACAACGGTCTGCACGAAGTTACTTATACTCCTATTGAGCAACGGTAA
- the nuoH gene encoding NADH-quinone oxidoreductase subunit NuoH, protein MNSGIDLQGTFIESLRDLGIPAGTAKAIWMPLPMVLMLIGATVGVLVATWLERKISASAQQRIGPEYQGPFGLLVPVADGLKLVFKEDIVPAKSDPWLFTLGPIIVVIPVFLSFLIVPFGQNIVISNVGMGVFLWIALSSIQPIGLLMAGYASNNKYSLLGGLRAAAQSISYEIPLSLAVLAIAMMSNSLDTVDIVNQQSGYGILGWNIWRQPIGFLIFWIAALAECERLPFDLPEAEEEIVAGYQTEYSGMKFGLFYLGSYVNLILSSLLVAILYLGGWDFPIPLNLIAGWLGVSELNPVFQIVTAALGITMTVFKAYLLVFVAILLRWTVPRVRIDQLLDLGWKFLLPVGLVNLLLTAALKLAFPFAFGG, encoded by the coding sequence ATGAATTCAGGAATTGACCTCCAAGGAACTTTTATTGAATCCCTCCGGGATTTAGGTATACCAGCAGGAACAGCCAAAGCGATTTGGATGCCCCTGCCAATGGTACTGATGCTGATTGGGGCAACAGTCGGGGTATTAGTTGCTACTTGGCTAGAACGGAAAATTTCTGCCTCCGCACAGCAGCGAATTGGCCCAGAATACCAGGGCCCTTTTGGGTTGCTGGTACCTGTAGCGGATGGTTTGAAGTTGGTATTTAAAGAAGATATAGTACCAGCCAAATCTGACCCTTGGCTGTTTACCCTTGGGCCAATTATTGTTGTAATTCCGGTGTTTCTGTCGTTCCTGATTGTGCCCTTTGGACAGAATATCGTAATTAGCAATGTGGGCATGGGCGTATTCTTGTGGATTGCCTTGTCAAGCATTCAACCCATTGGTTTATTGATGGCTGGCTACGCATCTAATAACAAATACTCCCTCTTAGGGGGGTTGCGGGCAGCAGCGCAATCTATTAGTTATGAAATTCCTTTGTCACTGGCGGTCTTAGCGATCGCTATGATGTCTAACAGCCTCGACACAGTTGATATTGTCAATCAACAGTCTGGCTACGGCATTCTGGGCTGGAACATTTGGCGACAACCAATCGGTTTCCTAATCTTTTGGATAGCCGCCCTAGCTGAATGCGAACGATTACCCTTTGACTTACCCGAAGCGGAAGAAGAAATCGTCGCAGGCTATCAGACTGAATACTCAGGTATGAAATTCGGTCTGTTCTACCTGGGTTCCTACGTTAACTTGATTCTTTCTTCCTTACTAGTAGCAATTCTTTACCTGGGCGGTTGGGACTTTCCCATTCCCCTCAACCTGATCGCTGGTTGGCTGGGAGTCAGTGAACTAAACCCCGTGTTCCAGATAGTAACTGCTGCTTTGGGGATTACGATGACCGTGTTCAAAGCCTATTTACTAGTGTTTGTCGCCATTCTGTTGCGCTGGACAGTGCCACGGGTACGGATTGACCAACTATTAGATTTAGGATGGAAGTTTTTGTTGCCAGTTGGTTTGGTTAATCTTCTATTAACCGCCGCCCTAAAACTAGCCTTTCCCTTCGCCTTCGGCGGGTGA
- the ndhI gene encoding NAD(P)H-quinone oxidoreductase subunit I: MLKFLKQVGDYAKETVQAARYIGQGLSVTFDHMRRRPITVQYPYEKLIPGERFRGRIHFEFDKCIACEVCVRVCPINLPVVDWEYDKASKKKKLNHYSIDFGVCIFCGNCVEFCPTNCLSMTEEYELSTYDRHELNYDNVALGRLPYKVTDDPMVTPLRELVYLPKGVLEPHGLPADAPRAGARPEDLVEKTEK, translated from the coding sequence ATGCTAAAGTTCCTGAAACAAGTTGGTGATTACGCCAAAGAAACGGTACAAGCTGCGCGTTACATTGGTCAGGGACTTTCTGTCACCTTTGACCACATGCGGCGGCGTCCGATTACCGTACAGTACCCTTACGAAAAACTGATCCCTGGCGAACGGTTTCGCGGTAGGATTCACTTTGAATTTGATAAGTGCATCGCCTGCGAAGTTTGCGTTCGCGTTTGTCCGATTAACCTGCCTGTAGTAGATTGGGAATACGACAAAGCCAGCAAAAAGAAAAAACTCAACCACTACAGTATTGACTTTGGAGTTTGTATCTTTTGCGGTAATTGCGTGGAATTTTGCCCGACTAACTGTCTATCGATGACAGAAGAGTATGAGCTTTCCACTTACGATCGCCATGAATTGAACTATGACAACGTAGCGCTAGGTCGTCTGCCCTACAAGGTAACAGATGATCCAATGGTTACACCACTGCGCGAACTAGTTTATCTACCCAAAGGCGTCCTCGAACCACATGGACTTCCCGCAGATGCGCCACGTGCAGGTGCGCGTCCAGAAGACCTGGTAGAAAAAACAGAAAAATAA
- a CDS encoding NADH-quinone oxidoreductase subunit J, which translates to MNLAEGVQFVSLGILGVMMIGAAIGVVLFSNIVYSAFMLGGVFISIAGIYLLLNADFVAAAQILIYVGAVNVLILFAIMLVNKREDFVAFPNSWVRKVLTGIVSIGLFGLLSTMVLATPWAYSAAPVAGGESSIVLIGEHFFTDFLLPFELASILLLIAMVGAIILARREYLPDLLTPSKLGQTVLTLQERPRELVSTTSETKE; encoded by the coding sequence GTGAATCTAGCGGAAGGAGTACAGTTTGTATCGCTTGGCATATTAGGCGTGATGATGATTGGGGCAGCCATTGGTGTGGTGCTGTTTTCCAACATCGTCTATTCTGCCTTTATGCTTGGGGGTGTGTTCATCAGCATAGCGGGAATCTACCTGTTGCTAAATGCTGATTTTGTTGCAGCTGCACAAATACTGATTTACGTTGGGGCGGTTAACGTATTGATTTTGTTTGCCATTATGTTGGTGAACAAGCGCGAGGATTTTGTAGCATTTCCCAACTCTTGGGTGCGGAAAGTACTAACAGGTATAGTCAGTATAGGATTGTTCGGTCTTTTAAGTACGATGGTGCTGGCTACTCCTTGGGCTTACTCAGCTGCTCCTGTGGCAGGTGGTGAAAGTTCTATAGTTTTAATTGGAGAACATTTCTTCACTGACTTTTTATTACCTTTTGAACTGGCTTCCATTTTGCTGCTGATAGCGATGGTAGGAGCAATTATTTTGGCACGCCGCGAGTATTTGCCAGACCTGTTGACACCATCTAAACTGGGGCAAACTGTTTTGACTTTGCAAGAACGCCCCAGAGAACTTGTATCAACAACCAGCGAAACAAAAGAGTAA
- the nuoK gene encoding NADH-quinone oxidoreductase subunit NuoK — protein MQLQYFLLLAAALFCIGIYGLITSRNAVRVLMSIELLLNAVNLNLMAFSNFLDSTLIKGQVFTVFVITVAAAEAAVGLAIVLAIYRNRDTVDMEQFNLLKW, from the coding sequence ATGCAACTCCAGTACTTTTTATTACTAGCAGCAGCTTTATTCTGCATCGGCATCTACGGTTTAATTACCAGCCGCAACGCTGTGCGGGTGCTGATGTCGATTGAGTTACTGCTCAATGCTGTTAATCTGAATTTAATGGCATTTTCCAACTTCCTCGACTCAACATTAATTAAGGGTCAGGTTTTCACAGTATTTGTGATCACCGTGGCCGCAGCCGAGGCGGCGGTGGGTTTAGCGATCGTGCTTGCCATTTATCGCAACCGTGATACCGTCGATATGGAGCAGTTTAATCTCCTGAAGTGGTAA
- a CDS encoding NAD(+) kinase, with product MQLKQVIIAYKARDARSKQWAELCAKQLESRECQVLMGPSGPKDNPYPVFLASAAQPIDLALVLGGDGTVLTGARHLAPAGIPILGVNVGGHLGFLTESVEEFQDTEKVWDRLFEDRYAIQRRMMLQAAVYEGHGSNLEPVSEHYLALNEFCVKPASADRMITSILEMEIDGEVVDQYVGDGLIISTPTGSTGYTVSANGPIMHDGMEAITITPICAMSLSSRPLVLPPGSVVSIWPLGDYDLSTKLWTDGVLGTSIWPGHRVDVRMADCRAKFIILRENNSYYQTLREKLLWAGTRIHYSNNHRN from the coding sequence GTGCAACTCAAGCAGGTAATCATTGCTTATAAAGCGCGAGATGCCCGGAGTAAACAATGGGCAGAACTCTGTGCTAAACAACTAGAAAGCCGCGAGTGCCAGGTGTTGATGGGGCCTAGCGGGCCGAAAGACAACCCCTATCCTGTCTTTTTGGCTTCGGCGGCTCAACCAATTGATCTCGCCTTGGTACTTGGTGGCGATGGTACTGTTTTAACTGGTGCCAGACATTTGGCCCCAGCTGGCATCCCAATTCTGGGAGTGAATGTGGGAGGCCATCTGGGGTTTTTAACTGAGTCGGTGGAAGAGTTTCAGGATACAGAGAAAGTTTGGGATCGACTGTTTGAGGATCGCTATGCTATCCAACGACGGATGATGTTACAAGCTGCTGTGTATGAGGGTCACGGGTCTAATTTAGAACCAGTGAGTGAGCATTATCTGGCTCTGAATGAATTTTGTGTCAAACCTGCCTCCGCAGATCGAATGATTACTTCAATTCTGGAAATGGAAATTGACGGTGAGGTAGTCGATCAGTACGTCGGGGACGGGTTGATTATTTCTACCCCTACAGGTTCCACTGGTTACACTGTTTCTGCTAATGGGCCAATTATGCATGATGGTATGGAGGCGATTACTATCACTCCCATTTGTGCAATGAGCCTTTCTAGTCGCCCCCTTGTTTTACCCCCTGGTTCTGTGGTGAGTATTTGGCCTTTGGGGGATTACGATTTGAGTACCAAGCTTTGGACAGATGGGGTTTTGGGGACTTCAATTTGGCCGGGACACCGCGTTGATGTGCGGATGGCAGATTGTCGGGCTAAATTTATTATTTTGCGCGAGAACAATTCCTACTATCAGACGCTACGGGAGAAGTTGCTTTGGGCCGGTACACGGATTCACTACAGCAATAATCACCGTAATTAA
- a CDS encoding GNAT family N-acetyltransferase, which translates to MEVSGRNINYPLNFPPNLEDFPVLQTEKYILQLASTEGELESIFRLRFEVFNLELGLGFSTSNFTQMDIDKFDAVCHHLILISKQTGKTIGTYRMQTYTMASQRLGFDAADIFNLNGIPNSVLQVSVEVGRACIAKEYRNSQALLLLWEGLANYLIWSKNQYFFGCASLLTQCPWQATCTYNYFRHKGLMHPNILVYPNPQFCLELSHNYPDSYNVEIPKVLQSYLNIGAKICSLPAIDRQFKTIDFLTISNIADFAGWRYPNGYT; encoded by the coding sequence ATGGAAGTTTCTGGACGCAACATCAATTACCCACTAAATTTTCCTCCCAATCTTGAAGATTTTCCCGTCCTTCAAACTGAAAAATATATCCTACAACTTGCTTCTACTGAAGGAGAATTAGAATCAATTTTTCGGTTGCGTTTTGAAGTTTTTAATCTTGAACTAGGCTTAGGATTCTCTACTTCTAATTTTACCCAGATGGATATAGATAAGTTTGATGCGGTTTGCCATCATCTAATCCTGATCTCCAAACAAACGGGTAAAACCATTGGAACTTATCGGATGCAAACCTATACAATGGCTTCTCAAAGACTGGGCTTTGATGCTGCCGATATATTTAATCTTAATGGAATTCCTAATTCTGTGCTTCAAGTATCAGTAGAAGTTGGGCGTGCATGTATAGCTAAAGAATATCGCAATAGTCAGGCACTTTTATTACTTTGGGAAGGGCTGGCAAATTATCTCATCTGGAGTAAAAACCAATATTTCTTTGGCTGTGCATCATTACTAACACAATGTCCTTGGCAAGCGACTTGCACTTATAATTATTTTCGGCATAAAGGCTTGATGCATCCGAATATTTTGGTTTATCCAAATCCCCAATTTTGTCTAGAATTGTCTCACAATTATCCAGATTCATATAATGTTGAAATTCCTAAAGTTTTGCAGTCATACTTGAATATTGGAGCTAAAATATGCAGCCTTCCAGCTATTGATCGGCAGTTTAAGACTATTGATTTTTTAACTATATCTAATATTGCAGATTTTGCTGGATGGCGTTATCCAAACGGTTACACTTAG
- a CDS encoding glycosyltransferase family 39 protein, producing the protein MRHLKFAPSWLRFLIIFLLAMGILFRFSNLDGKVYWHDETYASLRISGYTINEAKRQLFNNRVIGRESFAQFQGANSENSLNDTIMSLAKQDSQHPPLYYIIARLWMEIFGNSVTAIRSLSACISLLVFPCVYWLCRELFNVPLSVPGVAIALMAISPIQLVYAQEAQEYILWLVTILLSGASLLRAMRLQDELAKERQRPDLFAIWSIYAVTLTISLYTFIWSAFVALAHGIYVMITAKFKFTETVRTYLLASLVSFLAFIPWITVVIGDFFQFLISADKTTAQPPLIPIFPFLLMQLIRIFFDINLSLENTLNYLIATLFLILVGYSIYFLCQTTNYKVWFFIITLIVVPALPLIMPDLIAGGIRASTEPYLIPSYLGIQVAVAHLLATQLYNGSGSRRNIWHIIMALVIVCGLISFKVSSQAETWWNKGMNYGNPQVAQIINQSNRPLLISDALGNNYGNVFSLSYLLEPKVRFLLVNNQKTPKIPNGFTDIFLFNPSDTWRETIENKYKLKTDIVYSDNYYSLWKLAKPRKLRQRNISPNNKLAAGL; encoded by the coding sequence ATGCGCCATCTCAAATTTGCTCCGAGTTGGTTGCGATTTTTAATTATTTTCTTATTGGCGATGGGTATATTGTTTCGCTTTTCTAATCTTGATGGCAAAGTTTATTGGCATGATGAAACTTATGCCTCATTGCGGATTTCTGGTTACACAATTAATGAAGCAAAACGGCAACTTTTTAATAATCGTGTCATTGGTAGGGAGAGTTTTGCCCAGTTTCAAGGTGCAAACTCAGAAAATAGCTTGAATGACACAATTATGTCTTTGGCAAAACAAGATTCTCAGCATCCACCGTTGTATTACATAATAGCCAGATTGTGGATGGAAATCTTTGGTAATTCGGTGACGGCGATTAGAAGTTTATCCGCATGTATTAGTTTGCTAGTTTTTCCTTGTGTTTATTGGCTATGTCGAGAATTATTTAATGTACCATTATCGGTTCCTGGTGTAGCGATCGCACTCATGGCAATCTCTCCAATTCAGCTAGTATACGCCCAAGAAGCACAAGAATATATTCTTTGGTTAGTCACGATCTTACTATCTGGTGCGTCTCTGCTGAGAGCAATGCGACTACAAGATGAGCTAGCAAAAGAACGACAACGACCAGATTTATTCGCTATCTGGAGCATTTATGCAGTAACTTTGACTATCAGCCTTTATACATTTATTTGGAGTGCATTTGTAGCACTTGCTCATGGAATTTATGTGATGATTACTGCCAAATTTAAGTTTACTGAAACTGTTAGGACTTATCTGTTGGCATCATTAGTATCTTTTTTAGCCTTCATACCTTGGATAACAGTTGTAATTGGTGACTTCTTTCAATTTTTGATTTCAGCAGATAAAACAACCGCGCAGCCACCTTTAATACCTATATTTCCATTTTTGCTAATGCAGTTAATCCGGATATTTTTTGATATTAACCTAAGTCTAGAAAACACCTTAAACTATTTAATTGCAACACTTTTCTTGATTTTGGTGGGATATTCAATTTATTTTCTTTGTCAGACAACTAACTATAAAGTCTGGTTTTTTATCATCACATTGATTGTAGTCCCAGCACTACCACTAATAATGCCCGATTTAATTGCTGGGGGTATACGAGCATCTACCGAACCGTATTTAATACCATCTTATTTAGGAATTCAAGTGGCTGTTGCTCATCTACTAGCTACGCAACTTTATAATGGAAGCGGATCACGCCGGAATATCTGGCATATAATCATGGCATTAGTAATTGTTTGTGGTCTGATTTCTTTTAAAGTGAGTTCCCAGGCAGAAACTTGGTGGAATAAGGGTATGAACTATGGAAATCCACAAGTTGCCCAAATAATCAACCAGAGTAATCGCCCACTTTTGATTAGTGATGCTTTAGGCAACAATTATGGGAATGTCTTTTCTCTAAGTTATCTTTTAGAACCAAAAGTGCGATTTTTGTTGGTGAATAATCAAAAAACTCCCAAAATTCCTAATGGTTTTACTGATATTTTTTTATTCAATCCTTCAGACACTTGGCGCGAAACAATAGAAAACAAGTATAAATTAAAGACAGATATTGTTTATAGTGATAACTATTATTCATTATGGAAATTGGCTAAACCTCGTAAGTTACGCCAACGTAATATCTCACCTAATAATAAATTAGCTGCTGGTTTATAG
- a CDS encoding DUF4079 domain-containing protein: MQITDFLGLLHPAIAVIFVFPLIGTVVNFAWQTRQRRLQILAGNKSKIPPVVGGEHKQLGERLTSAVVGLTLIGLSYPIGKNIITNQLWNKTPFQVIFILLLFAATIASLVFLFRAKQRLWRVVFATLAGAGLVILGCQDGVYRRTNEWYWSHYYIGITAALLMIFSLAIVQDIYQDKSNRWRIIHTILNCIALLLFIGQGMTGTRDLLEIPLSWQEPYIYQCDFAKKTCPMSNPK, translated from the coding sequence ATGCAGATAACAGATTTTCTTGGGCTTTTACATCCTGCGATCGCAGTTATATTTGTGTTTCCACTCATCGGTACAGTGGTTAACTTTGCTTGGCAAACACGCCAACGCAGATTGCAAATTTTAGCCGGGAATAAGAGCAAGATTCCTCCAGTGGTGGGTGGAGAACATAAGCAGTTAGGTGAAAGGCTCACAAGTGCAGTTGTCGGATTAACTTTAATTGGATTAAGCTACCCTATTGGCAAAAATATTATCACAAATCAATTGTGGAATAAAACACCTTTTCAAGTTATTTTTATCCTGTTACTATTTGCTGCGACTATTGCCTCTTTAGTATTTCTTTTTCGGGCAAAGCAGCGCTTGTGGCGAGTAGTTTTTGCAACTTTAGCTGGTGCAGGTTTAGTTATTTTAGGCTGTCAAGATGGAGTATACCGCCGTACCAATGAGTGGTATTGGTCACATTATTATATTGGTATTACCGCAGCACTACTGATGATTTTTTCATTAGCAATTGTTCAAGACATTTATCAAGATAAGTCCAATCGCTGGCGTATTATCCATACAATTTTAAACTGCATTGCTTTGCTGCTATTTATTGGACAAGGCATGACAGGGACACGAGACTTATTAGAAATTCCCTTAAGTTGGCAAGAACCATATATTTATCAGTGTGATTTTGCTAAGAAAACTTGTCCAATGTCAAATCCTAAGTAA
- a CDS encoding hybrid sensor histidine kinase/response regulator, whose amino-acid sequence MEKLTIHILLVEDSASDAYLLHQIFLHAHQEQWQMLHVERLSEAIEASRENSTSNLDNSQVVSRSQRRFDLVLLDLSLPDSIGLDTLKEYQAVVPDIPVVVLTGLDDEDLALQALAEGAQDYLVKDQITIQRLVRAIRYAIERSEILNQVRESEERTRQALAKEQELNELKSNFVAMVSHEFRTPMTTIRTAVEILEYNNDKLTNDRRTKYFDRIQNAINQMLHLLDEILFLSKTEATKLEYNPTLLNLENFCSELIDILQLNAGSQHNIIFTFQGESTQAQMDEDLLNCILTNLISNAIKYSPQNHTIWFDLICKDRLATFQVRDQGMGIPLKDQSRLFQTFYRASNVGVIQGTGLGLTIVKKCVELHGGHIQLESEQNVGTTVIVTLPLQ is encoded by the coding sequence ATGGAAAAACTCACCATTCACATTCTATTAGTAGAAGATAGTGCCAGTGATGCCTATCTGCTGCACCAGATATTTTTACATGCACATCAAGAACAATGGCAGATGTTACATGTTGAACGGCTATCTGAGGCAATAGAGGCTAGCAGGGAAAATTCTACATCCAACCTTGATAATTCTCAGGTAGTGAGTCGAAGTCAACGCAGATTCGACCTAGTTTTGCTAGACCTCAGCCTCCCAGACTCTATTGGATTGGACACGTTAAAAGAATATCAGGCAGTAGTGCCTGATATCCCAGTTGTGGTGTTAACAGGTCTTGATGATGAAGATTTAGCACTGCAAGCATTAGCAGAAGGCGCACAAGACTATTTAGTTAAAGATCAGATTACTATACAACGCTTAGTGCGTGCTATTCGTTATGCCATTGAAAGGAGCGAAATTCTCAATCAAGTACGGGAGAGCGAAGAACGTACCCGTCAAGCGCTGGCAAAGGAACAGGAACTCAACGAGTTAAAGTCGAACTTTGTAGCAATGGTTTCCCACGAGTTTCGCACCCCTATGACGACGATTCGGACGGCTGTAGAGATATTGGAATACAACAACGATAAACTAACTAATGACCGAAGAACTAAATATTTTGATCGAATACAAAATGCTATCAACCAAATGCTTCATCTTTTAGATGAGATATTGTTCTTGAGTAAAACCGAAGCAACCAAACTCGAATATAATCCTACACTTTTAAATTTAGAAAATTTCTGTAGTGAACTCATAGATATTCTCCAACTCAATGCAGGTAGTCAGCACAACATTATCTTTACTTTTCAAGGAGAATCGACCCAAGCCCAAATGGATGAAGATTTACTAAATTGTATTTTAACCAATTTGATTTCCAATGCCATCAAATATTCCCCTCAAAATCATACTATTTGGTTTGATTTGATTTGCAAAGATAGGCTTGCAACTTTCCAGGTAAGAGATCAGGGCATGGGCATTCCTCTCAAAGACCAAAGCCGTCTATTTCAAACTTTCTATCGCGCTAGCAATGTGGGTGTAATTCAAGGAACAGGGCTAGGACTCACTATAGTTAAAAAATGTGTGGAGCTACATGGTGGTCATATTCAATTAGAAAGTGAGCAGAATGTTGGCACAACAGTAATTGTAACTTTACCACTGCAATGA
- a CDS encoding response regulator, whose protein sequence is MRSIEVLLIEDSPSDANLTIKGFLNTQITNNFHWVEDGSSKITKKVIGLEISIFAYKTRKLIPV, encoded by the coding sequence TTGCGATCGATTGAAGTTTTGCTAATTGAAGACTCTCCTAGTGATGCTAACTTAACCATTAAAGGCTTTTTAAATACTCAAATCACCAACAACTTCCACTGGGTTGAAGATGGTAGCAGCAAGATTACTAAAAAAGTAATTGGGTTGGAAATTTCAATTTTTGCTTACAAAACCAGAAAATTAATCCCTGTCTAA